A part of Kineosporia sp. NBRC 101731 genomic DNA contains:
- a CDS encoding TetR family transcriptional regulator, with product MSRTYRSDLRGQQAEDTRRRILEVAAGKFAQDGYAATSVRQLAVAAGVSVNTLYAIGGKPEIFLKALVQVIDDEEGARLVDRPEVVDLFAVAEPVLNQVLVAQAALITAANDRSAKLWAAFEEGANTDAYLAVAYGQEAEKMRADSRRGLDRLVRAGICAAPADPDRTADLLWAAGHPRNYDVLVRQAGWAPTDFQEWLVGQWMALLAVK from the coding sequence ATGTCCCGCACCTATCGTTCGGACCTGCGTGGGCAGCAGGCCGAAGACACCCGGCGCCGGATCTTGGAGGTCGCGGCCGGGAAATTCGCACAGGACGGGTACGCGGCCACTTCGGTGCGTCAGCTCGCCGTCGCCGCGGGGGTCTCGGTGAACACGCTCTATGCGATCGGTGGCAAGCCGGAGATCTTCCTGAAGGCGCTCGTGCAGGTGATCGACGACGAGGAGGGGGCCCGTCTGGTCGACCGGCCGGAGGTGGTCGATCTCTTCGCGGTTGCCGAGCCGGTGCTGAATCAGGTCCTCGTCGCCCAGGCCGCGTTGATCACGGCGGCGAACGACCGCTCGGCGAAGCTGTGGGCGGCGTTCGAGGAGGGTGCCAACACCGATGCCTATCTGGCGGTGGCGTACGGACAAGAGGCCGAGAAGATGCGTGCGGACTCCCGCCGCGGACTGGACCGGCTGGTGCGGGCGGGGATCTGCGCGGCCCCGGCCGATCCCGACCGCACGGCCGACCTGCTCTGGGCCGCAGGGCATCCGCGCAACTACGACGTCCTGGTGCGGCAGGCCGGATGGGCCCCGACCGACTTCCAGGAGTGGCTCGTCGGGCAGTGGATGGCGCTCCTGGCCGTAAAGTAG
- a CDS encoding PIG-L family deacetylase, which produces MLTPPVQRRPYVDHSVVFVHAHPDDEAIFTGAVMHALARGGARVTLVVATDGLAGQDLAGQGRHVGSVRARELERAASVLGVHELVTLGWGDSGIGDPCSGHALARQSVDAVAGQIGEIVERVGADAIVGYDEGGIYPHPDHVFVHRTVAEVARHQPDLSYYEATVDAESLARQEIRHLVLGANDAVRRAGLPSVPVGLPATRIGACYRAGAFDFAAKVAAMQEHSSQIDAEHLRQEDLHSAYGVEWFTCTGPAGAIDRLVSAGGR; this is translated from the coding sequence GTGCTCACACCCCCTGTCCAGCGCCGTCCGTATGTCGACCACTCGGTCGTCTTCGTGCACGCCCATCCCGACGACGAGGCCATCTTCACCGGTGCCGTCATGCACGCCCTGGCCCGTGGAGGTGCCCGCGTCACGCTGGTCGTGGCCACCGACGGCCTGGCCGGCCAGGACCTGGCCGGCCAGGGGCGGCACGTCGGGTCGGTGCGGGCCCGTGAACTCGAGCGGGCCGCGTCCGTGCTCGGGGTTCACGAACTGGTGACCCTGGGGTGGGGTGACTCCGGAATCGGCGATCCGTGCTCGGGGCACGCCCTGGCCCGCCAATCGGTGGACGCGGTCGCCGGGCAGATCGGGGAGATCGTCGAGCGGGTCGGTGCCGACGCGATCGTGGGCTATGACGAGGGTGGCATCTACCCGCATCCCGACCATGTCTTCGTGCACCGCACCGTTGCCGAAGTGGCGCGTCATCAGCCGGATCTCAGCTACTACGAGGCGACGGTCGACGCCGAGAGCCTGGCCCGGCAGGAGATCCGGCACCTGGTGCTCGGGGCCAACGACGCCGTCCGCCGGGCCGGCTTGCCGAGCGTGCCGGTGGGCCTGCCGGCCACCCGGATCGGTGCCTGCTATCGGGCCGGGGCTTTCGACTTCGCCGCGAAGGTGGCTGCGATGCAGGAACACTCCAGCCAGATCGACGCCGAGCACCTGCGCCAGGAAGACCTGCACTCGGCCTACGGCGTGGAGTGGTTCACCTGCACCGGGCCGGCCGGGGCGATCGACCGGCTGGTCAGTGCGGGCGGTCGGTGA
- a CDS encoding sensor domain-containing diguanylate cyclase — protein sequence MADQVGEVRGPPLPSRRTSQVVAVLVAAGLAVLLRLAGVEFLMHSSEEGPVWWPLAGVGAVALLLSRRWLWGPIVAGLAIGLTVAAAMTGFSLNAVAGAVGGVCETGLTAAFIGRFLPERRTAGHRGQMMLVVLCALAGTTVASVAFAAVIGVGGGEVDRLWWQFARSHLLGLCVTASALLAQQVRHPAQILAGLRDHRTNLEWALQLLVLGAVCGAVFLTHQRVISSSIIALPLIWSCLRLGPLRTAVGQALAAVIMTVGTLHGFGRVAALDRSGEIVIALQDSILNLTLITLVVAVVAQARDRAFAVIHDRTRDLNSAERMARLGSTRWEPGAREVVWSDGLFALLGTSPADTTPGLPAMLAAVHPQDRGRLQQEMVTISQDGRRRTTEYRIVRPDGEVRDVLSYAAAERGANGRIRQVFATLQDITEAKAAAAEVARAHDELAAVLDAVTGVAIIGADPATNVIQFFNRGAENLFGYTAQEVVGRFRVHDLHDPDELADLTADGTSLGQEVDKSVASRGLHGRQWTFIRQDGTRFPGQLTVSAQEAPDGAQQARIGVVTDLSRVLQVQEELSESQDRFRLAFDGAPVGMAMVALDSDDPGAIFHVNSAFCELTGRTEDELLALRIDALLMDDGEAEDSRRNVAELLHGVIETITTERRIVRPDGQEQWGRVSTSAVRPPGDGRGPYLICLVEDITARKELTERLHHDATHDPLTGLPNRLHLHRQLEQTLADRRKSAVAVLYLDLDGFKAVNDTQGHGAGDDLLIQVADRIAASVRSTDVVARLGGDEFAVLCPGLGDEEIALQIGHAILAELTREFDLGSCTVRVGASIGVAMEGDGDTGPALLHAADVAMYTAKREGKGRVRRYMPGVGAGPSSAGPPGTP from the coding sequence GTGGCGGATCAGGTCGGGGAGGTCCGGGGCCCGCCCCTTCCCTCCCGGCGGACGAGCCAGGTCGTGGCCGTGCTGGTCGCGGCCGGGCTCGCGGTGCTGCTGCGCCTGGCCGGCGTGGAGTTCTTAATGCACTCCTCCGAGGAGGGGCCGGTCTGGTGGCCTCTGGCGGGGGTGGGCGCCGTCGCCCTGCTGCTGAGCCGTCGCTGGCTGTGGGGACCGATCGTCGCGGGCCTCGCGATCGGGCTGACCGTGGCCGCGGCCATGACCGGGTTCTCGCTGAACGCGGTGGCCGGCGCGGTGGGCGGCGTGTGCGAGACCGGCCTGACCGCGGCGTTCATCGGCCGCTTCCTGCCCGAACGGCGCACGGCCGGCCACCGCGGTCAGATGATGCTCGTCGTGCTCTGCGCCCTGGCCGGGACCACGGTGGCGTCGGTGGCGTTCGCGGCCGTCATCGGTGTCGGTGGGGGCGAGGTGGACCGGCTCTGGTGGCAGTTCGCCCGCAGCCATCTGCTCGGGCTGTGCGTCACGGCCAGCGCCCTGCTCGCCCAGCAGGTCCGTCATCCGGCGCAGATCCTGGCCGGACTGCGCGACCACCGGACGAACCTGGAATGGGCACTGCAACTGCTGGTGCTCGGCGCGGTCTGCGGAGCGGTGTTCCTGACCCACCAGCGGGTGATCAGCTCGTCCATCATCGCTCTGCCCCTGATCTGGTCGTGCCTGCGCCTGGGGCCGTTGCGGACCGCGGTCGGGCAGGCCCTCGCCGCCGTGATCATGACGGTCGGCACCCTGCACGGCTTCGGGCGGGTGGCCGCCCTGGACCGTTCGGGGGAGATCGTGATCGCGTTACAGGACTCCATCCTGAACCTGACGCTCATCACCCTGGTGGTGGCCGTGGTGGCGCAGGCGCGCGACCGGGCCTTCGCCGTCATCCACGACCGCACGCGCGATCTCAACAGCGCCGAGCGGATGGCCCGGCTGGGCTCGACCCGCTGGGAGCCGGGCGCGCGCGAGGTGGTCTGGAGCGACGGCCTGTTCGCCCTGCTCGGGACCTCACCGGCCGACACCACGCCGGGCCTGCCGGCGATGCTCGCCGCTGTTCACCCGCAAGACCGCGGCCGGCTGCAGCAGGAGATGGTGACGATCAGCCAGGACGGCCGGCGGCGCACCACCGAGTACCGGATCGTCCGCCCGGACGGCGAAGTCCGCGACGTGCTCTCCTACGCCGCCGCCGAGCGAGGGGCGAACGGCCGGATCCGGCAGGTGTTCGCCACGCTTCAGGACATCACCGAGGCCAAGGCGGCCGCGGCCGAGGTGGCTCGCGCCCACGACGAGCTGGCGGCCGTGCTGGACGCGGTGACCGGGGTCGCCATCATCGGCGCGGATCCGGCCACGAACGTCATCCAGTTCTTCAACCGGGGTGCGGAGAACCTGTTCGGGTACACCGCGCAGGAGGTCGTGGGGCGCTTTCGCGTTCACGACCTGCACGACCCGGACGAGCTGGCCGACCTGACGGCGGACGGGACCTCGCTGGGGCAGGAGGTCGACAAGAGTGTCGCCTCCCGCGGACTGCACGGGCGGCAGTGGACCTTCATCCGTCAGGACGGCACCCGCTTCCCGGGTCAGCTCACCGTCAGTGCCCAGGAGGCTCCCGACGGAGCCCAGCAGGCCCGGATCGGGGTGGTGACCGACCTGTCGAGGGTGCTGCAGGTGCAGGAGGAACTGAGCGAGAGCCAGGACCGCTTCCGGCTCGCCTTCGACGGTGCGCCGGTGGGCATGGCGATGGTCGCCCTGGACAGCGACGACCCGGGGGCGATCTTCCACGTCAACTCGGCCTTCTGCGAACTCACCGGGCGCACCGAGGACGAGCTGCTGGCCCTGCGGATCGATGCCCTCCTGATGGACGACGGGGAGGCCGAGGACTCCCGCCGCAACGTCGCCGAACTCCTGCACGGCGTGATCGAGACGATCACCACCGAACGTCGCATCGTGCGCCCCGACGGCCAGGAACAGTGGGGCCGGGTGTCCACGTCGGCGGTGCGCCCGCCCGGCGACGGCCGGGGCCCGTACCTGATCTGCCTGGTCGAGGACATCACCGCCCGTAAGGAACTCACCGAGAGGCTGCACCACGACGCCACCCACGACCCGCTCACCGGGCTGCCGAACCGGCTGCACCTGCATCGCCAGCTGGAACAGACCCTGGCCGACCGGCGCAAGAGCGCGGTCGCCGTGCTCTACCTGGACCTGGACGGGTTCAAGGCCGTCAACGACACCCAGGGCCACGGTGCCGGCGACGACCTGCTGATCCAGGTCGCCGACCGGATAGCGGCGTCGGTGCGCAGTACGGACGTGGTGGCCCGGCTGGGTGGCGACGAGTTCGCGGTGCTGTGTCCCGGCCTGGGTGACGAGGAGATCGCCCTGCAGATCGGTCACGCGATCCTGGCCGAGCTGACGCGCGAGTTCGATCTGGGCTCGTGCACGGTCCGCGTCGGGGCGAGCATCGGCGTCGCGATGGAGGGTGACGGCGACACCGGCCCGGCCCTGCTGCACGCGGCGGACGTGGCGATGTACACGGCCAAACGTGAGGGCAAGGGACGGGTGCGGCGGTACATGCCCGGCGTCGGCGCCGGACCTAGCTCCGCCGGACCACCCGGAACACCGTGA
- a CDS encoding molybdopterin-dependent oxidoreductase: protein MTSDRTYSHTSHWGSFTAVVRDGRIVQARPPAADPDPSPLLASIPDTVHSDLRVTAPAVRRSWLEQGPGARTDRRGAEEFVEVDWDTALDLVAAELDRVRTTHGNQAIFGGSYGWSSAGRVHHAKSQLKRFLNSIGGFTDGRGTYSFGTATALLPHVVGDPAMVSGEVTTWGRLEGATTLWVAFGGVPLRTAQSQSGGVSRHEQRYRMLGMSRTGACFVNVSPLRDDLDPDLDPQWLALRANTDTALMLGLAHTLERDGLADERFLARYTHGYATFRRYLLGESDGQPKNAAWAAGICGLPEHQIVDLAHRMATNRTFITTTWSLQRAEYGEQPYWMTITLAAMLGQIGLDGGGFSFGYGNSATTGAAKLPFASPSLPTGRRRCDSWIPVARISDMLENPGGSYQYDGTTRTYPDIRMVYWAGGNPFHHHQDLNRLSAAWRRPETVVVHEPWWTATARRADIVLPATSTLERNDIGASSRDRVLVAMKRALEPQAGARDDYAIFTGLADRLGVLEEFTQGRDEMGWVRFLYDSTRERAADHDIRLPDFATFWEQGEAVIEHEAEHTLLADFRADPLAHPLRTPSGLIEITSDVVAGFGYDDCPGHPVWLEPREWAGSELAATYPLHLISNQPKHRLHSQLDAGPVSRAAKVAGREPVRLNPGDAAQRGIGDGDLVEVFNDRGRVLAGAVLADEVRTGVVQLATGAWYDPIDPSATEGSPDRHGNPNVLTRDFGTSRLGQGPSAHSTLVEIRVAGSDPGAVRVHTPPPHQR from the coding sequence TTGACCAGCGACCGCACCTACTCCCACACCTCGCACTGGGGCTCGTTCACGGCCGTGGTCCGCGACGGCCGGATCGTGCAGGCACGTCCCCCGGCGGCCGATCCCGACCCCTCGCCACTGCTCGCCTCGATCCCCGACACGGTGCACTCCGACCTGCGCGTCACCGCCCCGGCCGTGCGCCGCTCCTGGCTGGAACAGGGCCCGGGAGCCCGCACCGATCGGCGCGGCGCGGAGGAGTTCGTCGAGGTCGACTGGGACACCGCGCTGGACCTGGTGGCCGCCGAGCTCGACCGGGTGCGCACCACGCACGGCAACCAGGCGATTTTCGGTGGTTCCTACGGCTGGTCCAGCGCCGGGCGCGTGCATCACGCGAAAAGTCAGCTCAAGCGCTTCCTCAACAGCATCGGCGGGTTCACCGACGGGCGCGGCACCTACTCCTTCGGCACCGCCACGGCGCTGCTCCCCCACGTCGTCGGCGACCCCGCGATGGTCAGCGGCGAGGTGACCACCTGGGGACGACTGGAAGGGGCCACGACGCTGTGGGTGGCCTTCGGCGGCGTTCCCCTGCGTACGGCCCAGAGCCAGTCGGGGGGCGTCAGCCGGCACGAGCAGCGCTATCGCATGCTCGGGATGTCACGCACCGGAGCCTGTTTCGTCAATGTCAGCCCACTGCGTGACGACCTCGACCCGGACCTGGACCCGCAGTGGCTGGCACTGCGGGCGAACACCGACACCGCGCTGATGCTCGGCCTGGCCCACACCCTGGAACGCGACGGCCTGGCCGACGAGCGTTTCCTGGCCCGGTACACCCACGGTTACGCCACCTTCCGGCGCTACCTGCTCGGCGAGAGCGACGGGCAGCCGAAGAACGCCGCGTGGGCCGCCGGGATCTGCGGCCTGCCCGAGCACCAGATCGTCGACCTGGCCCACCGGATGGCCACGAACCGCACCTTCATCACCACCACCTGGTCGTTGCAGCGCGCCGAGTACGGGGAGCAGCCGTACTGGATGACGATCACGCTGGCGGCGATGCTCGGGCAGATCGGGCTGGACGGCGGCGGGTTCTCGTTCGGGTACGGCAACTCGGCGACCACCGGCGCCGCGAAACTGCCCTTCGCCTCGCCGTCGCTGCCGACCGGCCGGCGACGGTGCGACTCCTGGATCCCGGTGGCCCGGATCAGCGACATGCTCGAGAATCCCGGCGGCAGCTACCAGTACGACGGGACGACGCGCACCTACCCGGACATCCGGATGGTCTACTGGGCCGGGGGCAACCCGTTCCACCACCATCAAGACCTGAACCGGCTCTCCGCGGCCTGGCGCCGCCCGGAGACCGTCGTCGTGCACGAGCCCTGGTGGACCGCGACCGCCCGCCGCGCCGACATCGTCCTCCCGGCCACCAGCACGCTGGAACGCAACGACATCGGCGCCAGTTCGCGCGACCGGGTGCTGGTGGCGATGAAACGGGCGCTCGAGCCCCAGGCCGGGGCCCGCGACGACTACGCCATCTTCACCGGGCTGGCCGATCGGCTGGGTGTGCTCGAGGAGTTCACCCAGGGCCGCGACGAGATGGGCTGGGTCCGGTTCCTCTACGACAGCACCCGCGAGCGCGCGGCCGACCACGACATCCGGCTCCCGGACTTCGCGACCTTCTGGGAGCAGGGCGAGGCCGTCATCGAGCACGAGGCCGAGCACACGCTGCTGGCCGATTTCCGCGCCGACCCTCTCGCGCACCCGCTGCGCACGCCCAGCGGGCTGATCGAGATCACCAGTGATGTGGTGGCCGGTTTCGGCTACGACGACTGTCCCGGTCATCCGGTCTGGCTGGAACCGCGCGAATGGGCCGGCAGCGAGCTGGCCGCCACCTATCCCCTGCACCTGATCAGCAACCAGCCGAAACACCGCCTGCACAGCCAGCTCGATGCGGGCCCGGTCAGCCGGGCCGCGAAGGTCGCCGGGCGTGAGCCGGTCCGGCTCAACCCCGGCGACGCCGCGCAGCGCGGTATCGGCGACGGTGATCTGGTCGAGGTGTTCAACGACCGCGGGCGGGTGCTGGCCGGTGCGGTGCTGGCGGACGAGGTGCGCACCGGGGTGGTCCAGCTGGCCACGGGTGCCTGGTACGACCCGATCGACCCGTCCGCCACGGAGGGGTCACCCGACCGCCACGGCAACCCGAACGTCCTCACGCGGGACTTCGGCACCTCCCGGCTGGGCCAGGGGCCCAGTGCCCACTCGACCCTGGTCGAGATCCGGGTGGCCGGCAGCGACCCGGGGGCCGTCCGCGTCCATACGCCTCCCCCTCACCAGAGGTAG
- a CDS encoding sarcosine oxidase subunit beta family protein, whose translation MTSATPPGAHLPEHGDFLWRNPEPKKSYDVVIVGGGGHGLATAHYLAKNHGITNVAVLEKGWLAGGNMARNTTLIRSNYLWDESTAIYEHSLKLWEGLEDDLGYPILFSQRGVLNLAHTEQDVRDSVRRVEANKLNGVDAEWLTPDEVAKICPIVNISDDIRYPVQGATYQPRAGIAKHDWVAWGFARKADEAGIDLIQDCEVTGFTTDGDTVTGVRTTRGDIACGTVALCAAGHTSVLLDMLGVAAPLSSHPLQALVSELLEPVHPTIVMSNQVHVYVSQAHKGELVMGAGVDSYNGYGQRGAFHIIERQMAAAVELFPVFARAHLLRTWAGIVDTTPDASPIVGHTPYQNVYVNSGWGTGGFKATPGIGWCLADTVANGRPHEYVAPFALDRFVTGALVDEHGAAAVAH comes from the coding sequence ATGACCTCCGCGACCCCTCCCGGTGCTCACCTGCCCGAGCACGGCGACTTCCTCTGGCGGAACCCGGAACCGAAGAAGTCCTACGACGTCGTCATCGTCGGGGGCGGCGGGCACGGCCTGGCCACCGCCCACTACCTGGCCAAGAACCACGGCATCACCAACGTGGCCGTGCTCGAGAAGGGCTGGCTGGCCGGCGGCAACATGGCCCGCAACACCACGCTGATCCGCTCGAACTATCTGTGGGACGAGTCGACGGCGATCTACGAGCACTCGCTGAAGCTCTGGGAGGGCCTGGAGGACGACCTGGGCTACCCGATCCTGTTCTCCCAGCGCGGCGTGCTGAACCTGGCACACACCGAGCAGGACGTGCGCGACTCGGTGCGCCGGGTGGAGGCCAACAAACTCAACGGGGTGGATGCCGAGTGGCTCACCCCGGACGAGGTCGCGAAGATCTGCCCGATCGTCAACATCTCCGACGACATCCGCTACCCGGTGCAGGGCGCCACCTATCAGCCGCGGGCGGGCATCGCCAAGCACGACTGGGTGGCCTGGGGGTTCGCCCGCAAGGCCGACGAGGCCGGGATCGACCTGATCCAGGACTGCGAGGTCACCGGGTTCACCACCGACGGCGACACGGTGACGGGGGTGCGCACCACCCGGGGCGACATCGCCTGCGGGACGGTGGCCCTGTGCGCGGCCGGCCACACCTCGGTGCTGCTCGACATGCTCGGCGTCGCCGCCCCGCTGAGCTCTCACCCGCTGCAGGCCCTGGTCTCGGAGCTGCTGGAGCCGGTGCACCCGACGATCGTCATGTCGAACCAGGTGCACGTGTACGTCTCGCAGGCGCACAAGGGCGAACTGGTGATGGGCGCGGGTGTGGACTCCTACAACGGGTACGGCCAGCGCGGCGCCTTCCACATCATCGAGCGCCAGATGGCCGCCGCCGTCGAGTTGTTCCCGGTGTTCGCCCGGGCCCACCTGCTGCGCACCTGGGCGGGCATCGTCGACACCACGCCCGACGCGTCGCCCATCGTCGGGCACACCCCCTACCAGAACGTGTACGTGAACTCCGGCTGGGGCACGGGCGGTTTCAAGGCGACCCCGGGGATCGGATGGTGCCTGGCCGACACCGTGGCCAACGGTCGCCCGCACGAGTACGTCGCCCCCTTCGCCCTCGACCGTTTCGTCACCGGCGCGCTCGTGGACGAGCACGGCGCCGCGGCCGTGGCCCACTGA
- a CDS encoding sarcosine oxidase subunit delta: MQLIECPWCGPREETEFHYGGQAHIAYPETPSELSDTEWAQYIFFRANPKGPFAERWSHSGGCRQWFNAVRDTRTYTFLATYRSGEPQPEVQS; encoded by the coding sequence ATGCAGCTCATCGAATGCCCCTGGTGCGGTCCCCGGGAGGAGACCGAGTTCCACTACGGCGGGCAGGCCCACATCGCCTACCCGGAAACGCCGTCGGAGCTCTCGGACACCGAATGGGCGCAGTACATCTTCTTCCGCGCCAACCCCAAGGGGCCCTTCGCGGAGCGGTGGAGCCACAGCGGCGGCTGCCGCCAGTGGTTCAACGCCGTGCGCGACACCCGTACCTACACCTTCCTCGCCACCTACCGCAGCGGTGAACCACAGCCGGAGGTCCAGTCATGA
- a CDS encoding 2Fe-2S iron-sulfur cluster-binding protein: MSNDFRVEGYGRVERDQTLTFTFDGRTYTGHPGDTIASALLANGVHTLGSSVKLGRPRGIGASWTEDATGLIQVEEPFPEPMLLATAVELVDGMVVRGLNGQGRLAEIPDTARYDRKYHHVDTLVLGAGPAGLVAARAAARRGERVALLDDRAEAGGSLTGTETIDGRPSREFVAQVTAELAGLPEVVHLQRTTAFGHYDDGFVLALERRTDHLSDPPAGRSRQRVHRVRAKRVVVATGAHERPIVFADNDRPGIMLAASARDLLHRYGVLAGREIVVFTSDDAAYAAAHDLVAAGATVTVLEVRAQAPACAGDLHVITGARVLSTRAVLPADETPGNHGRIASVSVMDGDGHEFGHHCDLLLVSGGWNPTAHLFSHVRGPLAYDPVLGAFRPAQSVPGTEVVGAADGVLDLAGCLGPEASAGEEPERTPGEVIWRVPGATDRQFVDVQRDATVADIARAVGAGLRSVEHVKRYTTIGTAHDQGKTTGVIAAGIAAELLGTGVQDLGTTTFRPPYTPVAFAALAGRERGDLFDPVRTTAVHDWHVAHGAVFEDVGQWKRARHYPQPGEDMEAAVLRECAAVREGVGILDGSTLGKIDVQGPDSAVLLDRLYTNMMSSLKVGSVRYGVMCGVDGMVIDDGTVLRLADDRFMVITTTGGAAKILDWMEEWVQTEWPDLRVHLASVTEQWAVFPVVGPRSREVIGSVFADLDVANESFPFMTWRDTVLDGVPVRVARISFSGELAYEVNVNAWYAPAMWERLLEAGAPHGITPYGTETMHVLRAEKGYPIIGQDTDGTLTPHDLGMAWAVSKKKPDFIGKRSFARALNSDPLRKQLVGLLPTDSTTKLPEGSQIVELCDDGVLPAPPVPMLGHVTSSYRSAALGRPFALALLKGGRGRVGDIVHVPVGGQLVAAQITSSVLVDPEGARRDG, translated from the coding sequence ATGAGCAATGATTTCCGGGTCGAGGGGTACGGGCGCGTCGAGCGCGACCAGACCCTGACGTTCACCTTCGACGGGCGCACCTACACCGGCCACCCGGGCGACACGATCGCCTCCGCCCTGCTGGCCAACGGCGTCCACACGCTGGGATCCAGTGTGAAACTCGGCCGCCCGCGCGGCATCGGGGCCTCCTGGACCGAAGACGCCACCGGCCTGATCCAGGTCGAGGAGCCCTTCCCCGAGCCGATGCTGCTGGCCACCGCCGTCGAGCTGGTCGACGGGATGGTCGTGCGCGGCCTGAACGGGCAAGGACGTCTGGCCGAGATTCCCGACACCGCGCGGTACGACCGCAAATACCACCACGTCGACACCCTCGTGCTCGGGGCCGGGCCCGCGGGGCTCGTCGCCGCCCGGGCCGCGGCCCGCCGGGGCGAGCGGGTCGCGCTGCTCGACGACCGGGCCGAGGCGGGCGGTTCGCTGACCGGTACCGAGACGATCGACGGACGTCCGTCCCGGGAGTTCGTCGCACAGGTCACCGCCGAGCTGGCCGGTCTTCCCGAGGTCGTGCACCTCCAGCGCACCACGGCTTTCGGGCACTACGACGACGGTTTCGTGCTGGCCCTGGAGCGGCGCACCGACCACCTGTCCGACCCGCCGGCCGGGCGCTCGCGGCAGCGGGTGCACCGGGTACGGGCGAAGCGGGTGGTCGTGGCCACCGGCGCGCACGAGCGCCCGATCGTCTTCGCCGACAACGACCGGCCCGGCATCATGCTCGCCGCCTCCGCCCGCGACCTGCTGCACCGCTACGGAGTTCTGGCCGGGCGCGAGATCGTGGTGTTCACCAGCGACGACGCCGCCTACGCGGCCGCACACGACCTGGTCGCGGCCGGGGCGACGGTGACCGTGCTGGAGGTCCGTGCGCAGGCGCCCGCCTGCGCCGGTGACCTCCACGTCATCACCGGGGCCCGCGTCCTGTCCACCCGGGCCGTCCTTCCCGCCGACGAAACGCCCGGGAACCACGGACGGATCGCGTCGGTCTCGGTGATGGACGGCGACGGCCACGAGTTCGGCCACCACTGCGACCTGCTGCTGGTCTCCGGCGGCTGGAACCCCACCGCCCACCTGTTCAGTCACGTGCGGGGGCCCCTGGCCTACGACCCGGTCCTCGGCGCCTTCCGTCCCGCGCAGAGTGTTCCCGGGACCGAGGTGGTCGGCGCCGCCGACGGCGTTCTCGATCTGGCCGGCTGCCTGGGGCCGGAGGCATCGGCCGGCGAAGAGCCCGAACGCACTCCTGGAGAGGTGATCTGGCGGGTGCCGGGCGCCACCGACCGGCAGTTCGTCGACGTCCAGCGGGACGCCACCGTGGCCGACATCGCCCGGGCCGTCGGGGCCGGACTGCGCTCGGTCGAGCACGTCAAGCGCTACACCACCATCGGCACCGCGCACGACCAGGGCAAGACCACCGGCGTCATCGCGGCCGGGATCGCCGCCGAGCTGCTGGGCACCGGGGTGCAGGACCTCGGGACCACCACGTTCCGCCCGCCGTACACCCCGGTCGCCTTCGCTGCCCTGGCCGGGCGTGAGCGCGGTGACCTGTTCGACCCGGTGCGCACCACCGCCGTGCACGACTGGCACGTGGCCCACGGCGCGGTGTTCGAAGACGTCGGACAGTGGAAGCGGGCCCGGCACTACCCGCAGCCCGGGGAAGACATGGAAGCCGCGGTGCTGCGCGAATGTGCCGCCGTGCGGGAAGGCGTCGGCATCCTCGACGGCTCGACGCTCGGCAAGATCGACGTGCAGGGCCCGGACTCGGCGGTGCTGCTGGACCGGCTCTACACGAACATGATGAGCAGTCTCAAGGTCGGTTCCGTACGGTACGGCGTGATGTGCGGTGTCGACGGCATGGTCATCGACGACGGCACCGTGCTGCGGCTGGCCGACGACCGGTTCATGGTCATCACCACCACCGGCGGGGCCGCGAAGATCCTGGACTGGATGGAGGAATGGGTCCAGACCGAGTGGCCCGACCTGCGGGTGCACCTGGCTTCGGTGACCGAGCAGTGGGCCGTGTTCCCGGTCGTGGGGCCGCGCTCGCGCGAAGTGATCGGGTCGGTGTTCGCCGATCTCGACGTGGCGAATGAGTCTTTCCCGTTCATGACCTGGCGGGACACGGTGCTGGACGGGGTGCCCGTGCGGGTGGCCCGGATCAGCTTCTCCGGTGAGCTGGCCTACGAGGTGAACGTGAACGCCTGGTACGCCCCGGCGATGTGGGAGCGGCTGCTGGAGGCCGGTGCCCCGCACGGCATCACGCCCTACGGCACCGAGACGATGCACGTGCTGCGGGCCGAGAAGGGTTACCCGATCATCGGTCAGGACACCGACGGCACCCTCACGCCGCACGACCTGGGCATGGCCTGGGCGGTCTCGAAGAAGAAACCGGACTTCATCGGCAAACGGTCGTTCGCCCGGGCCCTGAACTCTGACCCCTTGCGCAAGCAGCTGGTCGGGCTGCTGCCGACCGACAGCACCACGAAGCTGCCCGAGGGCTCGCAGATCGTCGAGCTGTGCGACGACGGTGTGCTGCCCGCCCCACCCGTGCCCATGCTCGGGCACGTGACCTCCAGTTACCGCAGTGCCGCGCTGGGGCGTCCTTTCGCCCTCGCTCTCCTGAAGGGCGGGCGCGGGCGCGTGGGCGACATCGTGCACGTGCCCGTCGGCGGGCAGCTCGTCGCCGCGCAGATCACTTCGTCCGTGCTCGTCGACCCCGAAGGAGCCCGCCGCGATGGCTGA